From Thalassococcus sp. S3, one genomic window encodes:
- a CDS encoding BrnT family toxin — translation MDIEWDDAKRQETLDQRGIDFADVADLEWDTALTAEDTRADYGEPRFVTIGLIHGRLHVMAWTPRDNALRVISLRKANTREQRRYDQS, via the coding sequence ATGGATATCGAATGGGATGATGCGAAACGCCAAGAGACGCTGGATCAGCGCGGCATTGACTTCGCAGACGTGGCCGACCTGGAATGGGACACCGCTCTGACCGCCGAAGACACCCGCGCCGATTACGGCGAACCTCGCTTTGTCACCATCGGACTGATCCACGGGCGCCTGCACGTTATGGCATGGACGCCACGAGACAATGCTCTGCGCGTGATCTCACTGCGCAAGGCCAACACACGGGAGCAACGACGCTATGACCAAAGCTAA
- a CDS encoding helix-turn-helix transcriptional regulator, which yields MDQTASTSRALAALGHEARLSIYRLLVRAGADGLIVGDIADHTGLPLSTLAHHLRQLVSAGLVVQEKRGREVVNRADYDAMNRTLRFLTEECCKGVAVIREDVA from the coding sequence ATGGATCAGACAGCATCAACCTCCCGTGCCTTGGCCGCTCTCGGCCACGAAGCGCGACTTTCCATTTACCGCCTGCTTGTCAGGGCCGGGGCCGACGGGCTGATCGTGGGCGATATCGCGGATCACACAGGTCTGCCCTTGTCCACGCTGGCCCATCATCTGCGTCAGCTTGTCTCTGCCGGGCTTGTCGTCCAGGAAAAGCGGGGGAGGGAGGTTGTGAACCGCGCGGATTATGACGCAATGAACCGCACGCTCAGGTTTCTGACCGAAGAGTGCTGCAAGGGTGTGGCCGTTATTCGAGAGGACGTCGCATGA
- a CDS encoding BrnA antitoxin family protein, with protein MTKAKPYTDAKGEVRELDDDFFAKAKPGRPALPESQKKKRVNVMLDPDVVERLKTVKGSTSERVNRLLRADLGL; from the coding sequence ATGACCAAAGCTAAGCCATACACCGATGCCAAAGGCGAAGTGAGAGAGCTAGACGATGACTTCTTCGCGAAGGCCAAGCCTGGTCGCCCTGCCCTGCCGGAGTCGCAGAAGAAGAAGCGTGTCAACGTCATGCTGGACCCGGATGTGGTGGAAAGGCTGAAGACGGTAAAAGGATCGACCAGCGAACGCGTGAACCGTCTATTGCGGGCCGACCTTGGGCTCTGA